One genomic window of Arachis hypogaea cultivar Tifrunner chromosome 8, arahy.Tifrunner.gnm2.J5K5, whole genome shotgun sequence includes the following:
- the LOC112706483 gene encoding arginine decarboxylase yields the protein MPALACCVDAAPLPCPAFAFTGGLSFPAPITFPAAAPPFTTGEINSHWSPSMSAELYNINGWGAPYFTVNSSGNVAVCPHGSATLGHQEIDLLKIVKKATDSISCGGLGLQLPLMVRFPDILKNRLESLQSAFDYAIQSGGYSSHYQGVYPVKCNQDRFIVEDIVKFGSSFRFGLEAGSKPELLLAMSCLCKGSAEGLLVCNGFKDAEYISLALVARKLALNTVIVLEQEEELDMIIDLSKKLCIRPVIGFRAKLRTKHSGHFGSTSGEKGKFGLTTAQIVRVVKKLQILGMLDCLQLLHFHIGSMIPSTLLLADGVSEAAQIYCELVRMGANMRVIDIGGGLGIDYNGSKSSDSDVSVGYGLEEYAAAVVEAVQRVCDKRSVKHPVICSESGRAIVSHQSVLVFEAFGCNSSTAATTNALSSLLGLQYLLEGLSEGVHADYRNLCATAIRGEHDACLLYIEEMKKRCLDEFKEGSLGMEELAGIDGLYDVVRKAVATAEESESVRTYHVNMSVFTSIPDFWGIQQVFPILPIHRLDEKPTVKGVLSDLTCDSDGKVDRFINGESSLPLHEIGDGHKYYLGMFLGGAYQEALGGLHNLFGGPSVVRVSQSDGPQGFAVTSAESGPSCGDVLRAMQHQPELMFETLKHRAFEHLREDSLLTAEAVTSGLAHSFNNTPYLVVASSQS from the coding sequence ATGCCGGCCTTGGCGTGTTGTGTTGATGCGGCACCTCTACCATGTCCCGCCTTTGCATTCACCGGAGGCCTCTCTTTTCCAGCACCGATCACCTTTCCAGCTGCCGCACCTCCCTTCACAACCGGCGAGATCAATTCCCATTGGTCTCCATCCATGTCGGCGGAGCTCTATAACATCAACGGGTGGGGTGCTCCGTATTTTACGGTGAACTCCTCCGGGAACGTGGCGGTGTGCCCCCACGGTTCCGCAACGCTGGGTCACCAGGAGATTGATCTGCTCAAGATCGTGAAGAAAGCTACCGACTCCATCTCATGTGGCGGTCTCGGCCTACAGCTGCCTCTCATGGTTCGCTTCCCTGATATCCTCAAGAACCGCCTCGAATCCCTTCAATCGGCCTTCGACTACGCGATCCAGTCTGGCGGATACAGCTCTCACTATCAGGGGGTCTACCCGGTGAAGTGCAATCAGGACCGGTTCATCGTGGAGGACATCGTGAAATTCGGTTCATCGTTCCGGTTCGGTTTGGAGGCTGGGTCGAAGCCAGAGCTGCTGTTGGCTATGAGCTGTTTGTGCAAAGGCAGCGCAGAAGGTCTTCTTGTTTGCAACGGATTCAAAGACGCAGAGTACATTTCCCTTGCGTTGGTTGCAAGGAAGCTTGCCTTGAACACCGTGATTGTTCTGGAGCAAGAGGAAGAGCTTGACATGATCATCGATCTCAGCAAAAAGCTATGCATCAGACCAGTGATTGGCTTCCGGGCCAAGCTGAGGACCAAGCATTCGGGGCACTTTGGGTCCACTTCGGGAGAGAAGGGCAAGTTTGGGTTAACCACCGCTCAGATTGTGAGGGTTGTGAAGAAGCTTCAAATCTTGGGCATGCTTGATTGCCTGCAGTTGTTGCACTTTCACATTGGCTCTATGATCCCATCCACTTTACTCCTTGCCGATGGAGTTTCGGAGGCTGCACAGATATACTGTGAGCTGGTTCGTATGGGAGCTAACATGAGAGTCATAGACATCGGAGGAGGCCTTGGCATTGATTATAATGGCTCCAAATCCAGCGACTCAGACGTGTCTGTTGGGTACGGCCTTGAAGAGTACGCCGCAGCGGTTGTTGAAGCAGTTCAGCGCGTGTGCGACAAAAGGTCCGTTAAGCACCCTGTAATCTGCAGCGAGAGTGGGAGGGCCATTGTGTCCCATCAATCCGTGTTGGTTTTTGAAGCATTTGGTTGCAACAGCAGCACTGCAGCAACCACCAATGCGCTGTCTTCCCTGCTCGGACTACAGTACTTGCTGGAGGGTCTATCAGAGGGCGTTCATGCCGATTACCGCAACCTCTGCGCTACAGCCATTAGAGGCGAGCATGACGCTTGCCTGCTCTacattgaagaaatgaagaagcgATGCCTGGATGAGTTCAAGGAAGGCTCATTGGGTATGGAGGAACTAGCGGGCATTGACGGGTTATATGATGTGGTGAGGAAGGCCGTAGCGACGGCGGAGGAATCGGAATCAGTGAGAACATACCACGTGAACATGTCGGTGTTTACTTCCATTCCCGACTTCTGGGGTATCCAACAGGTGTTCCCCATACTACCCATCCACCGGCTCGACGAGAAGCCCACCGTGAAGGGGGTGCTCTCGGACTTGACATGCGACAGCGACGGCAAGGTTGACAGGTTTATCAACGGCGAGTCGAGCCTGCCGCTGCATGAAATCGGTGATGGACATAAGTACTACCTGGGAATGTTCTTGGGAGGGGCTTACCAGGAGGCGCTTGGAGGACTCCACAACTTGTTCGGTGGGCCCAGCGTTGTTAGGGTCTCACAGAGCGACGGTCCCCAGGGCTTTGCTGTCACCAGTGCCGAGTCGGGGCCATCGTGCGGAGACGTCCTCCGAGCCATGCAGCACCAGCCCGAGCTCATGTTCGAGACTCTCAAGCACCGGGCCTTCGAGCACTTGCGGGAAGATAGCTTGTTGACCGCTGAGGCGGTTACCAGTGGCCTCGCCCACTCCTTCAACAACACGCCTTATTTGGTGGTAGCGTCGTCTCAGTCATAG